Proteins from one Mercurialis annua linkage group LG7, ddMerAnnu1.2, whole genome shotgun sequence genomic window:
- the LOC126657734 gene encoding uncharacterized protein LOC126657734 isoform X1, which yields MEENHKENNSGKPLRIVHFDCKDGKFKADPEALHLLQQIEGPVAVVSICGPARQGKSSIFNQLLGRSTGFQVGSTHQPCTEGLWMWSTPLKKTTLDGTEYNLLLFDSGGASCYDQTGMYNTQIFSLAVLLSSLFVYNQVGVIDEAALDHLSLITEMTKHIHRIASEGKDIVSEFGHFSPTFIWLLRDFYLDLTEDNSKIKAHDYLELALKPVLGSGRDADAKNRIRESIRAVFPSRECFSLVRPLDNEADLQHLDQVSLDNYRPEFRPGFDSFANFVYERTRPKQVGDSMMTGPLLAGIAKSFLDVLNSSAAPIISFSWQVSTRDSLIETDLQCSNAIQSMEKKLQEACLTTDARVENVAMVLESLLSECEELIHGPTKWQKLFSFSQKSLQGPIRQHTQKQIDEASLNNSSLMLKCHSLENVIETLHKQLEASEKSKNEYHKCYEDAINDFKRLSDQYKRRIVDSDSKFSPLEESCSSSLEMLDSAKQETLEWKRRYEEMLMTTREANDKANNAGASHNSGICEAEARNSAAAEQFRLALKEASEWKEKYDLAISEAKAAREKAAELEKLMEENAAAAEQSRLALKEATELKEKYDIATNEVNAAREKAAEQAKLREEDAAAAAAEQSRQAFKEAKEWKEKHDIAMNEIEAAREKLIQLEKLKEEEASAAGERSRLVLEEATEWKEKYDIAISEAKADREKAVEQEKVMEKKVAATSDQSRLVLQEATGWKEKYDIAVNEVKAVREKADQRAKAIEEEVATAAEQSRLALQEATEWKEKYNIAISEAKANREKTVEQAKVIEKEVAAASEQSRLALQEAREWKEKYDIAVHEVKAVREKADQRAKIIEEEVAAAAEQSRLALQEAKERKEKYEIDINEAKAAREKAAEQEKVMEEDLRTKLAKILSDKDEEMKDKTAKLEEAEQRITTLNLDLKAAEAKVENYVFESSALKFQLKQLADKYNSVKAAALLTESEVKSLMEDKIQLEKTYMSELKRFEETHESREIANEQVKVTNEFIEAAQSEALALEEEKHNSHPLATDRLHTQIPEGEKVDRTGEFNRSATLEGCAMSKITLLEAMVRERDEEIELLKKKNEQCVNAVPTPQNNFKSELAAEIEEKKMEKELLEQESTPYHSYGYAKSSVLKTLSGRKRSNLEVSDTSFYSVKMETREEFSMEMKKPKSSSALAKCTTSEIDSVFKTSEEDGECEKTASADYTKVSMWKLRQELNERGFGQEVQKLRHPKKAEIVALYEKFILKK from the exons atggaagaaaatCATAAGGAAAACAATTCAGGGAAGCCATTAAGAAttgtacattttgattgtaaaGATGGAAAATTTAAGGCAGACCCAGAGGCCCTTCATCTTCTTCAACAAATTGAAGGACCTGTTGCTGTTGTTTCCATTTGTGGCCCTGCTCGCCAGGGCAAAAGCTCCATCTTCAACCAG CTTCTTGGTAGGAGCACTGGCTTTCAAGTCGGGTCAACCCATCAACCATGCACCGAGGGACTTTGGATGTGGAGTACACCATTGAAGAAAACGACATTGGATGGAACTGAGTACAATCTATTACTGTTTGACAGTGGAGGAGCCAGTTGTTATGATCAAAca GGAATGTACAACACGCAGATATTTTCCTTGGCAGTCCTCTTGTCAAGCTTGTTTGTCTACAATCAG GTAGGTGTTATTGACGAAGCTGCACTTGATCATCTCTCTCTTATCACTGAAATGACAAAGCATATTCATCGTATAGCATCTGAAGGAAAGGACATTGTCTCTGAATTCGGACATTTCTCCCCAACCTTCATTTGGCTTTTGAGG GACTTTTATTTGGACTTGACAGAagataattcaaaaataaaagcaCATGATTATCTAGAACTCGCCTTGAAGCCAGTTCTAGGTAGCGGAAGAGATGCTGATGCCAAGAATCGG ATTCGTGAGTCCATTCGAGCTGTTTTTCCATCTAGAGAGTGCTTTTCTCTTGTCCGTCCTTTAGACAACGAAGCGGACCTTCAACATCTTGACCAAGTTTCA TTGGACAATTACCGGCCAGAATTCCGACCCGGGTTTGATTCTTTTGCAAATTTTGTTTATGAGAGAACTAGGCCTAAGCAAGTAGGAGATTCTATGATGACAGGACCTTTGCTTGCTGGTATCGCAAAATCATTCCTGGATGTTCTTAACAGCTCTGCAGCTCCTATAATATCTTTCTCATGGCAG GTCAGCACAAGAGATTCATTAATCGAGACTGATTTGCAATGTTCAAATGCTATACAAAGCATGGAAAAGAAATTGCAAGAAGCTTGCCTAACTACAGATGCAAGAGTTGAAAATGTTGCCATG GTTCTTGAAAGTCTTCTGTCTGAGTGTGAAGAATTAATTCATGGTCCAACAAAATGGCAGAAGCTCTTTTCCTTTTCGCAAAAGAG CTTGCAAGGTCCTATTCGCCAGCATACCCAGAAGCAGATAGATGAGGCATCTTTAAACAACAGCTCCCTCATGTTGAAATGTCACTCACTTGAAAATGTGATTGAAACACTTCATAAGCAGCTAGAAGCAAGTGAGAAGTCAAAAAATGAATATCACAAGTGTTATGAAGATGCCATAAATGACTTCAAGAGGCTGTCTGATCAGTATAAGAGACGTATAGTTGATTCCGACAGTAAGTTCAGCCCATTGGAGGAGAGTTGCTCTAGTTCACTGGAAATGTTGGATTCTGCCAAGCAGGAAACCTTGGAATGGAAGAGAAGATATGAAGAGATGTTGATGACAACGAGAGAAGCTAATGACAAGGCTAATAATGCCGGTGCATCTCACAATTCTGGAATTTGCGAAGCTGAAGCAAGAAATTCTGCAGCTGCTGAACAATTTCGATTAGCTTTGAAAGAGGCAAGTGAATGGAAAGAGAAGTATGATCTTGCTATTAGTGAAGCCAAGGCTGCTAGAGAGAAAGCGGCCGAGCTGGAAAAACTTATGGAAGAGAATGCTGCTGCTGCTGAACAATCTCGACTTGCTCTGAAAGAGGCAAcggaattgaaagaaaaatatgaCATTGCTACTAATGAAGTTAATGCTGCAAGAGAAAAGGCAGCCGAGCAGGCAAAACTCAGAGAAGAAgatgctgctgctgctgctgctgaacAATCTCGGCAGGCTTTCAAAGAGGCGAAAGAGTGGAAAGAGAAGCATGATATTGCTATGAATGAAATCGAGGCTGCAAGAGAGAAGCTCATTCAGCTGGAAAAACTGAAAGAAGAGGAAGCTTCTGCTGCTGGTGAACGATCTCGACTGGTTTTGGAAGAGGCAACAGAATGGAAAGAAAAGTACGATATTGCTATTAGTGAAGCTAAGGCTGATAGAGAGAAGGCAGTTGAGCAGGAAAAAGTTATGGAGAAAAAAGTTGCTGCTACTAGTGATCAATCTCGGCTGGTGTTGCAAGAGGCAACAGGATGGAAAGAGAAGTATGATATTGCAGTTAACGAAGTCAAGGCTGTTAGAGAGAAGGCAGACCAGCGGGCAAAAGCTATAGAAGAGGAAGTTGCCACCGCCGCTGAACAATCTCGGCTGGCTTTGCAAGAGGCAACGGAATGGAAAGAGAAGTACAATATTGCTATTAGTGAAGCTAAGGCTAATAGAGAGAAGACCGTCGAGCAGGCAAAAGTTATAGAGAAAGAAGTTGCTGCTGCTAGTGAACAATCTCGGTTGGCGTTGCAAGAGGCAAGGGAATGGAAAGAGAAGTATGATATTGCTGTTCACGAAGTCAAGGCTGTTAGAGAGAAGGCAGACCAGCGGGCAAAAATTATAGAAGAGGAAGTTGCTGCCGCTGCTGAACAATCTCGGCTGGCTTTGCAAGAGGCAAAGGAACGGAAAGAGAAATATGAAATTGATATTAATGAGGCCAAGGCTGCTAGAGAGAAAGCTGCCGAGCAGGAAAAAGTAATGGAAGAGGATCTGAGAACCAAACTCGCCAAAATTTTGTCAGATAAG GATGAGGAAATGAAGGACAAGACGGCTAAGCTAGAAGAGGCTGAGCAAAGAATAACCACTTTGAATTTAGACTTGAAG GCTGCTGAAGCGAAGGTAGAGAATTATGTCTTCGAATCATCAGCTTTAAAGTTTCAACTGAAACAGTTGGCTGATAAGTATAACAGTGTAAAAGCCGCTGCTCTATTAACAGAGAGTGAGGTGAAGAGTCTGATGGAGGACAAGATACAATTGGAGAAGACGTATATGTCCGAGTTAAAAAGATTCGAAGAAACACATGAGAGTCGCGAAATTGCAAACGAGCAAGTTAAGGTAACAAATGAGTTCATTGAAGCCGCTCAATCAGAAGCGCTAGCTCTGGAAGAGGAAAAACACAACTCTCATCCGCTTGCAACAGATAGGCTTCATACCCAGATTCCGGAAGGAGAAAAGGTGGATCGTACAGGTGAATTCAATAGGTCTGCCACATTGGAAGGTTGTGCCATGTCAAAGATTACCTTGCTAGAAGCGATGGTTAGAGAGAGAGATGAAGAGATAGAGTTGTTGAAAAAGAAGAACGAGCAGTGTGTAAATGCAGTCCCGACACCCCAGAACAATTTCAAGTCTGAGCTTGCAGCGGAaatagaagaaaagaaaatggaGAAAGAATTACTTGaacaagaatcaactccataccaTTCATATGGATATGCAAAGAGCTCTGTGCTTAAAACTTTA
- the LOC126657734 gene encoding uncharacterized protein LOC126657734 isoform X2 has protein sequence MYNTQIFSLAVLLSSLFVYNQVGVIDEAALDHLSLITEMTKHIHRIASEGKDIVSEFGHFSPTFIWLLRDFYLDLTEDNSKIKAHDYLELALKPVLGSGRDADAKNRIRESIRAVFPSRECFSLVRPLDNEADLQHLDQVSLDNYRPEFRPGFDSFANFVYERTRPKQVGDSMMTGPLLAGIAKSFLDVLNSSAAPIISFSWQVSTRDSLIETDLQCSNAIQSMEKKLQEACLTTDARVENVAMVLESLLSECEELIHGPTKWQKLFSFSQKSLQGPIRQHTQKQIDEASLNNSSLMLKCHSLENVIETLHKQLEASEKSKNEYHKCYEDAINDFKRLSDQYKRRIVDSDSKFSPLEESCSSSLEMLDSAKQETLEWKRRYEEMLMTTREANDKANNAGASHNSGICEAEARNSAAAEQFRLALKEASEWKEKYDLAISEAKAAREKAAELEKLMEENAAAAEQSRLALKEATELKEKYDIATNEVNAAREKAAEQAKLREEDAAAAAAEQSRQAFKEAKEWKEKHDIAMNEIEAAREKLIQLEKLKEEEASAAGERSRLVLEEATEWKEKYDIAISEAKADREKAVEQEKVMEKKVAATSDQSRLVLQEATGWKEKYDIAVNEVKAVREKADQRAKAIEEEVATAAEQSRLALQEATEWKEKYNIAISEAKANREKTVEQAKVIEKEVAAASEQSRLALQEAREWKEKYDIAVHEVKAVREKADQRAKIIEEEVAAAAEQSRLALQEAKERKEKYEIDINEAKAAREKAAEQEKVMEEDLRTKLAKILSDKDEEMKDKTAKLEEAEQRITTLNLDLKAAEAKVENYVFESSALKFQLKQLADKYNSVKAAALLTESEVKSLMEDKIQLEKTYMSELKRFEETHESREIANEQVKVTNEFIEAAQSEALALEEEKHNSHPLATDRLHTQIPEGEKVDRTGEFNRSATLEGCAMSKITLLEAMVRERDEEIELLKKKNEQCVNAVPTPQNNFKSELAAEIEEKKMEKELLEQESTPYHSYGYAKSSVLKTLSGRKRSNLEVSDTSFYSVKMETREEFSMEMKKPKSSSALAKCTTSEIDSVFKTSEEDGECEKTASADYTKVSMWKLRQELNERGFGQEVQKLRHPKKAEIVALYEKFILKK, from the exons ATGTACAACACGCAGATATTTTCCTTGGCAGTCCTCTTGTCAAGCTTGTTTGTCTACAATCAG GTAGGTGTTATTGACGAAGCTGCACTTGATCATCTCTCTCTTATCACTGAAATGACAAAGCATATTCATCGTATAGCATCTGAAGGAAAGGACATTGTCTCTGAATTCGGACATTTCTCCCCAACCTTCATTTGGCTTTTGAGG GACTTTTATTTGGACTTGACAGAagataattcaaaaataaaagcaCATGATTATCTAGAACTCGCCTTGAAGCCAGTTCTAGGTAGCGGAAGAGATGCTGATGCCAAGAATCGG ATTCGTGAGTCCATTCGAGCTGTTTTTCCATCTAGAGAGTGCTTTTCTCTTGTCCGTCCTTTAGACAACGAAGCGGACCTTCAACATCTTGACCAAGTTTCA TTGGACAATTACCGGCCAGAATTCCGACCCGGGTTTGATTCTTTTGCAAATTTTGTTTATGAGAGAACTAGGCCTAAGCAAGTAGGAGATTCTATGATGACAGGACCTTTGCTTGCTGGTATCGCAAAATCATTCCTGGATGTTCTTAACAGCTCTGCAGCTCCTATAATATCTTTCTCATGGCAG GTCAGCACAAGAGATTCATTAATCGAGACTGATTTGCAATGTTCAAATGCTATACAAAGCATGGAAAAGAAATTGCAAGAAGCTTGCCTAACTACAGATGCAAGAGTTGAAAATGTTGCCATG GTTCTTGAAAGTCTTCTGTCTGAGTGTGAAGAATTAATTCATGGTCCAACAAAATGGCAGAAGCTCTTTTCCTTTTCGCAAAAGAG CTTGCAAGGTCCTATTCGCCAGCATACCCAGAAGCAGATAGATGAGGCATCTTTAAACAACAGCTCCCTCATGTTGAAATGTCACTCACTTGAAAATGTGATTGAAACACTTCATAAGCAGCTAGAAGCAAGTGAGAAGTCAAAAAATGAATATCACAAGTGTTATGAAGATGCCATAAATGACTTCAAGAGGCTGTCTGATCAGTATAAGAGACGTATAGTTGATTCCGACAGTAAGTTCAGCCCATTGGAGGAGAGTTGCTCTAGTTCACTGGAAATGTTGGATTCTGCCAAGCAGGAAACCTTGGAATGGAAGAGAAGATATGAAGAGATGTTGATGACAACGAGAGAAGCTAATGACAAGGCTAATAATGCCGGTGCATCTCACAATTCTGGAATTTGCGAAGCTGAAGCAAGAAATTCTGCAGCTGCTGAACAATTTCGATTAGCTTTGAAAGAGGCAAGTGAATGGAAAGAGAAGTATGATCTTGCTATTAGTGAAGCCAAGGCTGCTAGAGAGAAAGCGGCCGAGCTGGAAAAACTTATGGAAGAGAATGCTGCTGCTGCTGAACAATCTCGACTTGCTCTGAAAGAGGCAAcggaattgaaagaaaaatatgaCATTGCTACTAATGAAGTTAATGCTGCAAGAGAAAAGGCAGCCGAGCAGGCAAAACTCAGAGAAGAAgatgctgctgctgctgctgctgaacAATCTCGGCAGGCTTTCAAAGAGGCGAAAGAGTGGAAAGAGAAGCATGATATTGCTATGAATGAAATCGAGGCTGCAAGAGAGAAGCTCATTCAGCTGGAAAAACTGAAAGAAGAGGAAGCTTCTGCTGCTGGTGAACGATCTCGACTGGTTTTGGAAGAGGCAACAGAATGGAAAGAAAAGTACGATATTGCTATTAGTGAAGCTAAGGCTGATAGAGAGAAGGCAGTTGAGCAGGAAAAAGTTATGGAGAAAAAAGTTGCTGCTACTAGTGATCAATCTCGGCTGGTGTTGCAAGAGGCAACAGGATGGAAAGAGAAGTATGATATTGCAGTTAACGAAGTCAAGGCTGTTAGAGAGAAGGCAGACCAGCGGGCAAAAGCTATAGAAGAGGAAGTTGCCACCGCCGCTGAACAATCTCGGCTGGCTTTGCAAGAGGCAACGGAATGGAAAGAGAAGTACAATATTGCTATTAGTGAAGCTAAGGCTAATAGAGAGAAGACCGTCGAGCAGGCAAAAGTTATAGAGAAAGAAGTTGCTGCTGCTAGTGAACAATCTCGGTTGGCGTTGCAAGAGGCAAGGGAATGGAAAGAGAAGTATGATATTGCTGTTCACGAAGTCAAGGCTGTTAGAGAGAAGGCAGACCAGCGGGCAAAAATTATAGAAGAGGAAGTTGCTGCCGCTGCTGAACAATCTCGGCTGGCTTTGCAAGAGGCAAAGGAACGGAAAGAGAAATATGAAATTGATATTAATGAGGCCAAGGCTGCTAGAGAGAAAGCTGCCGAGCAGGAAAAAGTAATGGAAGAGGATCTGAGAACCAAACTCGCCAAAATTTTGTCAGATAAG GATGAGGAAATGAAGGACAAGACGGCTAAGCTAGAAGAGGCTGAGCAAAGAATAACCACTTTGAATTTAGACTTGAAG GCTGCTGAAGCGAAGGTAGAGAATTATGTCTTCGAATCATCAGCTTTAAAGTTTCAACTGAAACAGTTGGCTGATAAGTATAACAGTGTAAAAGCCGCTGCTCTATTAACAGAGAGTGAGGTGAAGAGTCTGATGGAGGACAAGATACAATTGGAGAAGACGTATATGTCCGAGTTAAAAAGATTCGAAGAAACACATGAGAGTCGCGAAATTGCAAACGAGCAAGTTAAGGTAACAAATGAGTTCATTGAAGCCGCTCAATCAGAAGCGCTAGCTCTGGAAGAGGAAAAACACAACTCTCATCCGCTTGCAACAGATAGGCTTCATACCCAGATTCCGGAAGGAGAAAAGGTGGATCGTACAGGTGAATTCAATAGGTCTGCCACATTGGAAGGTTGTGCCATGTCAAAGATTACCTTGCTAGAAGCGATGGTTAGAGAGAGAGATGAAGAGATAGAGTTGTTGAAAAAGAAGAACGAGCAGTGTGTAAATGCAGTCCCGACACCCCAGAACAATTTCAAGTCTGAGCTTGCAGCGGAaatagaagaaaagaaaatggaGAAAGAATTACTTGaacaagaatcaactccataccaTTCATATGGATATGCAAAGAGCTCTGTGCTTAAAACTTTA